The Misgurnus anguillicaudatus chromosome 21, ASM2758022v2, whole genome shotgun sequence genome includes a window with the following:
- the msmp1 gene encoding LOW QUALITY PROTEIN: prostate-associated microseminoprotein (The sequence of the model RefSeq protein was modified relative to this genomic sequence to represent the inferred CDS: substituted 1 base at 1 genomic stop codon) gives MNARGGIYGGTKTEREIQTTEMDTTVRRGTMMILISFLVWTTCSAAPMQCHFNSQALCEYEGKQYSMGDSWMEEGCLQCTCLHPVGVGCCETXEILHKCHTVHRPVDFPPWCEVRVESLTCQVTLVLASDPRLPCIPGEDTNSLPRHGTINMKLAG, from the exons ATGAACGCAAGAGGGGGTATATATGGAGGGACGAAAACGGAGAGGGAGATTCAGACAACAGAGATGGACACCACGGTGAGACGCGGCACAATGATGATCCTCATCAGCTTTTTGGTCTGGACGACATGTTCGGCAGCACCAATGCAGTGCCACTTCAACTCTCAAG CTCTGTGTGAGTATGAAGGGAAGCAGTACTCAATGGGAGACAGCTGGATGGAGGAGGGCTGTTTGCAGTGCACCTGCCTGCACCCGGTGGGTGTGGGATGCTGTGAGACGTAAGAGATATTACACAAATGTCAT ACTGTGCATCGGCCTGTGGACTTTCCTCCTTGGTGTGAAGTCCGAGTTGAATCCTTGACCTGTCAGGTCACTCTGGTGTTGGCATCTGATCCTCGTCTGCCATGCATTCCTGGAGAAGATACCAACAGTCTTCCGAGACATGGGACCATCAACATGAAACTAGCAGGTTAG
- the rgp1 gene encoding RAB6A-GEF complex partner protein 2 codes for MIEVVASMARGPVFLAGEVLECLITFTNPMSHLSTSASSEMLAWASAQIHCQFHASDSRVALPAQGAKQDVQAESDTVLIPSRGERGQCVLDTPPKILFCDLRLDPGESKTYSYSEIVPSDGPPSFRGQAVKYVYKLTIGCQRVNSPIKLLRVPFRVLVLHGMPEPPFPQDEEVAPSNPFLEEEEGNRRDTRPLERALDMLMITTSRRCPYMFNITNMRGKVAKFCIFKTVYRLGEDIIGTFNFSEGDIPCLQYSVSLQSEEEVNEQYQRRPGQPVSVTGHGRHLESCLHTASSHFSLPVPLNVTPGFTTDIVTLRWRLHFEFVTAREPVEAPVVLQNQSEVTVWTGAEHVDVDTFSWDLPIKVLPTNPTLASYVSQFTGTNSINI; via the exons ATGATTGAGGTGGTTGCCTCTATGGCTCGAGGGCCTGTATTTTTGGCCGGTGAGGTTTTAGAGTGTCTCATAACCTTTACAAACCCCATGTCACATCTCTCTACATCTGCCAGCAG TGAGATGTTGGCTTGGGCCAGTGCTCAGATCCACTGCCAGTTTCATGCCAGTGACAGTCGTGTGGCTCTGCCCGCTCAGGGCGCCAAGCAAGATGTGCAAGCAGAGAGTGACACTGTGCTGATACCAAGCAGAG GTGAACGAGGGCAGTGTGTGCTGGACACACCACCTAAGATTCTGTTCTGTGACCTTCGCTTGGACCCTGGAGAGAGCAAGACTT ATTCCTATAGTGAGATTGTTCCCTCTGATGGTCCACCAAGTTTTCGTGGCCAGGCAGTGAAATATGTGTACAAGCTCACAATTGGCTGTCAGCGAGTCAACTCACCCATCAAATTACTGCGTGTTCCTTTTAGGGTTTTGGTACTCCATG GCATGCCAGAGCCCCCATTTCCACAAGATGAAGAGGTGGCTCCCTCAAACCCCTTCCTGGAGGAAGAGGAGGGAAACAGGAGAGACACTAGACCACTAGAAAGAGCTCTTGACATGCTAATGATCACCACCTCACGACGTTGCCCAT ATATGTTCAACATCACAAACATGCGGGGAAAGGTGGCCAAGTTCTGCATCTTTAAGACCGTGTACAGGCTTGGAGAAGATATTATCGGCACCTTCAATTTTTCAGAGGGGGATATTCCATGTTTACAG TATTCAGTTAGTCTGCAGAGTGAGGAGGAGGTCAATGAGCAGTACCAGAGACGGCCCGGTCAGCCTGTCAGTGTCACTGGTCATGGGCGGCACCTTGAGTCCTGCTTGCACACGGCCTCCAGTCATTTCTCTCTCCCTGTACCTCTTAACGTCACACCAGGATTTACCACAGATATAG TTACGTTAAGGTGGCGTCTGCATTTTGAGTTTGTGACTGCGCGGGAGCCAGTTGAGGCACCTGTGGTTCTGCAGAATCAATCAGAAGTCACAGTATGGACCGGGGCGGAGCACGTGGATGTGGACACCTTTAGTTGGGACCTGCCAATCAAAGTGCTTCCCACCAATCCCACGCTAGCTTCATATGTTTCCCAGTTCACAGGGACCAACAGCATAAACATTTGA